TTTTAGGTCATTTTTCCAGCCAACACCGACATAAAATCGGCTCCAATTTAGTATGGACTTGTTCTCTACACTTCTAGCTTTAATATGGCTCTTGAATCATCGAATTTGATTGATAATCGAGCTAGAAATTAGCTCTGAAAGTTGGGATGAAATTTCCCAGATTCTGGAAAACTTGGACCCATGGCCATTTGGCCACTTTCTGACCATTTCCCCGGTCAACTCTGGCTACTATTCGACTTCAAGCTGGTACAAACATGTTTcccacattcctagcttctagttggcttttgaatcattgaatttgattgaaaattGAGCTTGAAATGAGCTCCTAAAGTTAGGGAAAAAACACGGAAAGAAATCTGGAAAACTCATTTATACGTTAATACGTTAATACATAATGGTTTCGTTTCTAGGTGAAACGCATTGCAAGGATCTTCGAAGGCTACGAGGCGGGTTCGACCCGACGTCATGTTctgtgagtgggcttttggttttctatatatatgtatatatgttttccatttccctagaaattgttttaaatggatttacgtttttaaatgccatgtcaattgcatgtgcattagtatagatatgcatattattgcatgacGATGCGGATGCCCAGGTAAGCTTTAGGTGAGTGcatattgatgatagtgattgaagtgtgtatggttatgtttagatgcatttagtgctcattatcctgcaccccggtgttagtgctctgtCCGAGGCCatggcctagccttcacgtgatcgttcacctcccgcaccccatgctcaccttggatcaaAGGCAGatgccagcctgtcgtacataaCACATTAGGTAGTTTCGattcgtaggtgacttgcgatacttcgcataaccttcacgtgatcgtagtacttaAGTGTATCTATTTACATCcaacctgtcgtacagaccacattaggtggttccaacttgtGTGCAGGAATTGGTAGATGAGCTATAGGCTCAGCTGTAcatgtcacgttaggtgactccagcTGATATATCagtttacattgatttatttcacctgctTACATTTATTATTGCTAAGATATCGTGGCATGTCATACTTCTATTTTCACTGCACTCATACATTCGTTTTCGTACTTatgtagtattttttttattttttttgaaactatacgggttttacagaGAGGGGTTAGTACTTTCAAAAAAGAGAAATGCGTTTTctaaagctttgtttttacccactcacccttctgtttttcgcccctccatgTTTTTGTAGCTGAGCTTTCATATCGATGACGATTCTTGGCATATCCCAGTGTAGGTGGCTACCTCTGATGGTATAATCCTTATCTAACCTtgttgtactttacttatgctctgtaatcacgtgtgaaatgggttcattaccgctcacagcgcactcttatacttaggcacttttaggtttaaatttattcatattttccacatcactatactttatggcttcgtcaccttccaggtgtcggccatcacAGCTCGATTTGAAGTCCTAACAGACATTCCTAGTTAAGGTGTatcactcgtgattcatcattattcatccacgagtagataatgattacacttacattatttagatttttaaaatcctccaaaccctaatgaataatgttttttatttgagtgcaaaattaataatgacaaactttacaactttcatgaaggggttagctttgaaatccaacactataatccataaaccttaaatttatatttaaccgtcgattgtcatttacgctttattcttcttactgaatctcttttttgaaaacatgatcatctagcggatgtaagaagatgaacggttcagatctttgatatcacgtttcgatatttacggttaactgaaatatgagtcgatgtcatatagtttgtagaaactttataaacatcaagcaatatttttacTAACGTAAAACTTTgaacataatatcaacgatccaaactgttcatcttcctgcatcctctaatggatcatgttttcaaaaaaggaaaatccgaaataacaaaatttgatgagaaaaataaagtgtacatgtaaacaacaatcaacggttaaattttgatctataatttatatgattatagtggcgaatttcgaagttaagctcttcacgaaagttgtaaagcttgtgattacgagcgtttatatatttttttctatattttttacacttctacattaattaagaaACTATTAAAGAAAATGTGCAAGGTTCCAATGTTCTAATGTTCCAATGTCCTTAATTTTGAaaatcttttgaacatttgatattttgtaatattctaatgtttattttattttattattattttcttattttgggtatgtaaatatatacttaaaagaaaaatacgtttttatgttttgaatgtgacaatatggtatgtacatacttagtattatgtttttcatttgattatttattggtttaaaatatatttttcttaacgggtaacgggtcgagtcatattacctgtgtcacatcccggcccaggccctcaccacatctcgggcttgACTCCGCCAtaacatgatattgtccgctttggatctcaaccacgccctcacagttttgtttctaggaactcacacgagaatttCTCAGTGGgccacccatcatgggattgctctcgcgagaactcgcttaactttggaatTCCGATGGAActtgaagctagtgagctcccaaaaagccttgtgctaggtagagatgagaatatacatataaggcttacatgattctCACCCCtgacgatgtgggatcttacaatccaccccccttaggggcccgacgtcctcgtcggcacacttccggccagagattggctctgataccaaattgtcacatcccagctcaGACACctaccacatctcgggctcgacttcgctgtagcacgatattgtccgttttgggcctcaaccacgccctcatggttttgtttctaggaactcatacgagaacttcccagtggatcacccatcatgggattgctctcgcgcaaactcgcttaacttcgaagttccgatgaaACCATAAGcaagtgagctcccaaaaggcctcgtgctaggtagagataggaatatacatataaagcttacaggatcctcacccatgggcgatgtgggatctttcaacctgttaatattatcgggtcggcTCATTTtatctgtttattttaacgggtgttacacgacacgacccattatgatatcgggtatgacatgaaaacaacacgaacacgaaaaacacaacacgaatgccaggtctaatcGAAGGGGGGTGTCAATGTATATTTGATTATTTGAACCAACATTTTCACAACATTTCAGCCAAACCTCAGCGGTTTGCTATCGATGCTTCGGCGGAATATCTTCAAAATTTTAGAGATTATGATGGAACTTTCGGTTTAATTTCTACAGAAATTCGAAACTATTTGGGTGGAATTTCGAATCCTTCTTTTGCAGAAGAAACTTGAGGAAAACGATAAAAATGTCTGGTCCAAGTTTGATTCCCATTTACGGGGATCACTCCTCATTGAAAATGGTTTAGGATAAATGCATGCTATTTGTCCATTAATCATTTGCTCCAACAACAATTACAGAAGAATAAAAGAATGCAATTTGGGCCTTGGGACTCTTTGgctctaaaaattaaaaaatttaattaattatttttaattaatttcgaatttaattaattaattattttttatcaacagactcatcttttcagatgaagtctgaactGATAAAAGAAAGCAGAGCAAAGCACCACTTTGAAAAAAATGTCTTCCAACAAACGCACcccattctcatacctgttgcgaacaaGTATAAACCTACTATATATAGATCACAATTTTGTGGTTCTGAAATTTtgacttagatcgttgaatcctggtgaagtaGACGTCCCTAGAattacaagcactgagtagggacgaaatttctgtttcaaggacattgcgggcaaacctcgatcttcaagttgtttttagtatttttgttttgttcatacTCTGTTAATTTATCTatttgcatttattatttattagcgtATATAAATTTATCATTAATTGTTGATATTTATCCAACAAACCTAACATATATAGGATTGTTGACAAAAACCCAGTTAACATTCAACGTTATTTTTTCTTGACCCGTTTCTTAAATGACATACCTAAAGGGAATGACCCATTTGGAAGAGGCTCGAACATTTGTCAGGTTACATATGGAACGAACTTAATCCGTCAACATTTCTAACTCAGTAGGCCTGCAATCAGCATATATGTACTACTCgatttggtggaattgtttgaTAAGTTTATCTTCTATAATATTGTATAtgaggaaataaaaaaaatattgtcacttagtattacgatctagtgatattcatctttatttgtaagtgagaaatcttaggtttgattctgatcaaaagcaaatttgaaccacaataTTGAAAGTTCATTGTAAGGCTAAGTTCATCAttccctcttagtgtagattatatagattgttcaaaaaaaaaattaactagcTGGAGTGGTCGATGACATAAACCTTCTAAATAAATGAATTTCTCTTTGCAAATGATGTTTTACCGCAATGATGGAAAACAATAACGTCTACGCACCATGGTGCAGGTTTGATCCCCATCAATTCCCCTCCCCTCTAACAAGTAACAGTCATGTCTATGCATCATGATGCATGTTTGATCCCCATCGATTCCCTTCCCCTCTAACAAGTAATAACTAACTATTTAATCAGCTAAcgctatcgtttgttaaaaaaaaaatttgatttttaccaCCATGCGCAAATAAACCAATGGGATTAAATATTCCCTAATATCCGCAAGCCAAATGCCAGTTTTTCCTAAAACTTGCTTGTCCATATTTACGTTTTCAATGGAATTGTGGTATAATCACCTTAAACCGCCTTGAACCACACAGGCtcttgtagaaaaaaaaaaaaaaaacaaagtattTAACTATTATCTTTCTCATCTAACACAATCTCAACTCGTCTAACCGTCTATCATTCTCTTTCCAAATCTACAGGATCTAAAACGGATAAGGTGGAGCAAAATCATAGTTAACATAAGTCTTACCACAGTTTTAAGTGTCAATTTACAAAACCAAGCTAGTTTATGTATTGTTGAGTGGATTGTGGACTTGGAGTTATGAGAAATTGGGCCTTCAGCCTTAGGGCTCTTGGGctcctttgaaatttttttattttctttattaatgtgtggtttttatttttaaatttggatgattttttggaTTATAACGACTTACGAAATTTGAAATTCAGTGGTTGCAACTTTGCTACGAAGGTATGCCTCATCTGAATGGACACTTAACACTTAAAACTCCCTCAACGTGATCTTTGCAAACCATTGAATTTTGCTCTGATAAAGAACTTATTCTACTGTAATATTTTGGAAATAAGGATACACTTGAGTTCTTCAAATTAAAAGCCTTTGTGCTAGGACTTTGAATATTGATGGTTGTATCTTGACAGACGACACCTACAAAAACTACAAAGAACGAAAGTATAGGCTAAATTCGTCTATAAGGTAACTGCGAAACGACAAGCCTCTATCACGTTCATCATGTCggttttcttatattttttagtttatgCAAATTGTATAATTTACTCTTGTATCATTTAAATTTCGTTTGTAAGTGTGATTTGTTCTTAACTAAATATGTTCGTGTCACTAATTTCAAACAAGACCTGGTACCCATCAAGAGTTAAACTGACACACTCCGACCCGGAATatccactaggactccaaatcgagctgtgttggccgacacttggaaggtgatgaagccataaagtgtggtAATGTGgaaaaattgtgaataaatttaaacctaggagtgcctaaataccagagtgcactggTGAGCGAGAATAAACCCACTTCACacatgacgttagagcataagtaagtacagaagagtgaattaagaatcgtaccttCGAAATAATCTTCAATACTAAGAATCACCACCAatcttcgacgataagaaagctcagctgaTAACacttggagggtgaagacaagacaagggtgagtggccctgtaaataagattttaataaaaaccaTATAGAACATTATAACCCATCGCTgcaacacctgtataatttaTAGAAAATCAtaatataccacaacacagcatctcataagtaatatcaaataatcagacgattaataactcatactagtacgcaagtcggagtcacctagggtgacctgtacgacttacccatatctcatcacatatactagttcattacctagctcatcacatatgctagctcatcacatatgctagctcataagtcggggaGTCACCtccagtgacctgtacgacttatccatatctcatcaatcattgctagcatataagtcggagtcacctgtagtgacctgtacgacatattcatatctcatcaatcaatctagccggagtcacatatagtgacctatacggcatattcatatcttatcaatcaatctagccggagtcacatataatgacctatacggcataacgcctgcacacgagtcagaacgactgtagtggtctgtacgacaggactaggtgtaaatgaatacgctcaagtgctacgatcacgtgaagagtcacctacgagtcgaaaccacctatagtagtctgtacgacaggcctgtgcacctaccttgaattcaaggtgagcgtatggtaCAGGAGGTGAATATTAcgtgaaggattgtgccctggccacaggcgggagcactaacaccggagtgcaggtttatgagctttaaatACATCTATTACCACATGTACGACTCCTAAGCAACCTATACGACAATGCTGGAGTTGCctactattgcaacctgtacgaccgTGTCGGAGTTACTTaaacataaatgtagtcatactataaccccatcaattcaactaataccgtatacttacctgaacttacctgatGTGCTCTGCGTTCATTCTTGCACTCCagagcgttcacaataattatgtgcaaggaatATACATATGGATATATCAGGATGTAAATCTAAATTTCAACCATATCATAATATTTCCAGATATATAAACACATAACAAATGGCTTaaaatgtaataactgtaacgcCCCACTCTCGAACCATTTACTTTTGGGAATAATTATCGGTGATAAGCCCAAttagacactagtttaattaatcaACATTACTTACCTTTTCTTACTTCAATTCCttgattcttcacacattgatttatgaacaACAATTACTaccaaatcataaggttaatTCTCACATTTCCCACCAATGTCACTCACATTGTtcaattccccaaacaaggctattgtcccgattatttagtctcatttattatatggctgcatctaacgtcttgttagactgcctacgtaccctaaatagggattaagacattcgtagttcacaataatcatttatagtaatacgcatatggatatatcatgatgaaatctaaactcaaccatctcatagtattttataaatatatatatatatatatatatatatatatatatatagagagagagagagagagagagagagagagagagagagagagagagagagagagagagaggcatgTGCAATACATTGCATAACAAAATCACGCTCAAATACATTGGCCAATCTTACTTTTAGCACGTACCTTTTGCCTAGACAATTATAGAAGCCTCATCCTTTTAACACTCACATTCAGCGTGCACTAGCAGCCAACATCTTGTATTGATTTTCGAATCTTGCTGCTTTAGAGATTATAGAAGTGGAACCACAAAAACTGCTTGTTTAGTTAGccgaaaaaaggaaaatgatttgtgttggtttttccaaaataaaatatcttatAGATCAAATTGCTTTAAACCCATTCGAAATCAACAAAAACACCATAAAACAATTTGATGTTTCAatatcacctttttttttttttttcacaatctATCAATGCCTCCTACACTCTACAATATGATGACTAATTGAACACAaatagaggaaaaaaaaagaaacaaaaagtgaaaCAGAAATGAAAAGGATAAAATTTATTTGTGGTAGTATCTTGAGTTTGCAACAAATTTAAGGTTGGCAAGTCTGTGCTAAGTTTACAAACATGCAAGACAAATTGCTTGATGAGTAGAatcaaagaagagaaaaaggcTTATCGCCTTCAAAGCAATTAGTCACCTTATTTTAAGGTTATGAGAAACTCAATAAAGACAGAACACAATGAGAATATATCTGGTTGAGATTATTAATTGACAAACATCATTTTTTATGCTTATGTTGATTGAACACTGCCTTTGGTCATGGTGAAGATGGAGCTAATCAAAACCTAATTACTATATGTCACTGAAAGGAAAAAATTGGttcatacataaaaaattacaaaacgaacattatcaaatttgaaataaaaacaaCGATATCAACTTAAAATGCAATAGCAAATAACAGATTACTAAGAACCAAAAATGCTTCCTTGACTGCATTATGACCAACTCTGCTTCTTCGGAAGACCATATCCATGGAGTTTCGCGTGATGGGGACTCTAACCATAACCCTGCATGAAATTTGAGCAATGCAATTGACAATAAAACGgaggtaaaaaagaaaaggaagacgCGAAATAAATATTCAAACTGCAGTCAAATTCAAGCAATTAAGTGAAGAATTTTACTCAAAAATAGATCAAAGAAGGATGATAAAAACTTGGTTGCTTGAATGGAACTCTACATGTAGCCCTGCACACAAAGAAAATATAGTAGTAGACTTCCTAAAAAATCACATACTAATAAGGCAAAATAAATGGGAAACAAAATCACCAATTGTATGCAAGACTGACATTCATAAGCAATTGAATAATTTCAAAAGAAACGCACAAAACTCATTGCAGAAACTAAAGAATTTCATTAAGAAAACAAGAATTACCTTTTTGCTTGGAGGGGGTTGAGAAAGGAAGTTTGATTCTCAAATTGAATAACTTTTGTACTGAAATAGGATTTTTTAGAAATCGTACGACAGTTTTGTTTGAGAGAATTCTTTTGTGTCGAACATGGTAGTGGGGAGTTTTCTTCAGTTTCCAAGTTCTAATTGATTTCTCTTTCTCCATTTTACTTCTATTTTGCGTTTTGCTTACGAAATATCCTTTTAAACTATTTATCATCAATTTCAAGCcagttttgaattctttttcaGGGGCTTTTATGTCCAACTATTTTGGGAAAGCTTTTTTACCCCAAAGTAAGGTTCTAGCTCTTCAAAATTCTGtttatcaataaaaaaagatgaaaaaataaTTTGGTCTTCAATCATTGACAGTAATATAATTTTACACAAACTAAtgctttactttttttttcttcccttgtACACATGTCACATAGCTAATAGCTGACAATTGTCAAGCTTAGAGATAATGAGTTAGTTAGTATTGTTGTGATAAGTAGAGGTAGTTGAAGGGTAATTTTGTAATAGTATAGAAGATGAGAATACTATATAACTTGAAATGTATTGCTCTAAGCTTTAGTATGTTGTTGATAAAGAAATATAATAAGTCTTTCTCTCTGTTCTTCCTTTCTTCGATATCATCTCTCAGTTCCATAGTTCTTCCATTGTTGCTAGCATTCTGTTTCCTCAGAGAttaatatggtatcatcgccgTATTTGGCTTGCTGCCGTAGTCGGTCCTAAAGGTTCTTCCGCTGCAATCATTGAAAGATCTGGGTTCATCATTGCCTCATAGGGTTGCTCGACGATTTGTTTTCGATCTGGGTTTTGCGAAGCGTTCTTGGTGAATCTGCTACTCTCAGGTGATATCTAATTGGTTCTTGAGATAAATTTCTGTTGCGATTTCTATGATTGATCTATGAGTAATTGATTTGTTGAAGAAATATGATGTGTTTGATGATGATTGTATTCGTGATGAAGTTTGGGGATTTGTTATGTGTTCTAAATTGTACTTGTGTTCAATaattttgttgaatcttgtGTGTTCCAGAAAGTATCAGTCTTTCTTGGTAGAGTTTGTGTGATTTCAAGAAAGTATCAATCTTTCTTTGGTGTTGGGTGAATTCAAGAAAGTATCAGTCTTTCTTGTTCAAACAGAAAGTATCAGTCTTTCTTTCTTGTTGATAAAATTCGAAGAGTGTCAATTTCTTGGTAAACGGAAGAAATCGAAGAGTGTCAATCACTTGGTGAAAGGcataattatttttgtatagAAAGCAGTGTGACTTAGTTGGTCTGTAGTCAATCATGGCTCCACCGAAAGTGGATAGTCTTCTTGGTATGCTTACCATTAAGTTGAAAGATGACAATTTTGCAAAATGGTCCTTTCAATTTGTGTCAGTGATTAAAGGTTACAAGCTCTTTGGTCATTTCGATGGCACATATGTATGTCCTCCTAAATTTGTCACTCATACAGATTTAGGCATAACTAAGGAGGTTACACAGGCATTTATAGATTGGGAATCTACAGATATAGCTTTACTTAGTCTTCTTTTGGCTACATTTTCTGATGAAGCTATGGAATATGTTCTTGGTTGTAAGACTGCTGCTGATGCTTGGACCAATCTAGTAGATAGATTTGCTTCGGTGTCTAAGTCAAGGGTGAATCACCTAAAAACTGAGTTGCATACAATCCAAAAAGGGATAGATATGATTGATAAGTTCCTATTGAGGTTAAAGAATATTAGAGATCAGCTTAATGCAGCAGGGGAATTCATTTCAGATAATGATGTTATTATCCATGGATTAGCTGGTCTACCTAAAGTGTATGCTATTATTCGAACAATCATCTTGGCTAGGGAATCTTCCATTACACTAAAAGATTTTCGTGCTCAATTGCTTGGTGCTGATAAAGAAATTGAAGGGGACACTACTATCTTGTCTCAAAATTTGTCTGCCTTGTATATGAATGGTTCTGGTTATAGTTCTAATTCTGGGACTTTTGGATCTACTATATCTGGTTCTACTTCAAATCCTCATAATCATAGTCATATTCCAACAACTACAGTAGGTGTCATTACTCAAGTTCCATACCTAGCTCCACAGCAACTAGAATATCCTGTCCCACCTCCGTTTTATCCTTTGCCTCAACAACAGGTTCCGTTTTATCCACCATAGTTTGGTTATGGTCTTGCTGGTAATATGGGAGGTTTTCCACCTTCTGGATCTAACTCTCAGCAGTCTAACATCAATGGAGGTCAGTATGGTTCTAAAACCTTTCAGGGTTCAAAAGGACAGTACAATTatagaaataatggtgggttCAAGGGAAAGAATGTCAGACATAATGGCAACTCTACCTGGTCTGGGAACACATATACAAGAACTAATGTGATCATTGAGTGTCACATTTGCAATAAAAGAGGGCATACAGCTACAAACTGCTATCACAGAAATAACAACAATGTTTCTACAACTAGATTTCAGGTtgaatgtcaaatttgtggtaAGCGGGGTCATTCAGCTCTTGAGTGCTTTCATAGAAGAAACTATTCATTTCAGGGCCATCCTCCATCACCATCTTTCAATGCTATGAGTGCACAACAAACAACTCAATATGGACCTGCAGACTCTTGGATTGTTGATTCTGGAGCATCTCATCATATGACGGCAGATATGACTGGATTGTCACAAGTCATGCCATTTGAGGGATTTGAAAAGATTACAATAGGAAATGGTGCTAATTTATCAATTCAGAGTGTTGGTCATACTACTATAGAGACTGATAATCGTTCTCTTGTCCTCAAACATGTTTTACATGTGCCTCATATTGCTCGAAGTTTATTATCTGTCAAGCAACTATGTGCTGATAATAAATCTTGGTTTATTTGTGATGAAACTAATTTCTTTGTGCAGGACAAGCGGACAAAGGAGATACTGTATCAAGAAAAGAGTAGGCCAAGAAAATTGTTCCAGATTCCAGTTTTTCAAAAGAGCAAGGGTTTACAATCTGCAGTTTCATTTCCAGTAGCTTTAGTGGGTCAAGTAGTGAAGTCTCAGCTTTGGCACCAAAAGCTAGGTCATCCCGCCAATGACATATTGTTTTCTATGCTGAAACAGTCTCAGGTTCCAGTTAGTATAGACTATAGTCAAAGTATATGTGTGCATTGTACTCATGGAAAGATGTCCAAATTACCATTTCCATCTAGAACTAATAAATGTACCTCACTATTTGAAAATATACATAGTGATGTGTGGGGTCCTTCACTTGTAAAGTCTCTAGATGGTTACAGGTATTATGTATTGTTTGTTGATGAATATACAAGATATGTTTGGATATTTCCTTTGGTGAATAAGTCAGATGTGTTCTCTGTCTTTATCAAATT
Above is a window of Malus sylvestris chromosome 15, drMalSylv7.2, whole genome shotgun sequence DNA encoding:
- the LOC126602198 gene encoding uncharacterized protein LOC126602198 isoform X2; amino-acid sequence: MRFGRVNAEKPLGKVSPDFEQGTVAIRPLSKHFSGQLGLYLGPTLVKRIARIFEGYEAGSTRRHVLTSGQRRYCIKKRVGQENCSRFQFFKRARVYNLQFHFQ
- the LOC126602198 gene encoding uncharacterized protein LOC126602198 isoform X1, whose amino-acid sequence is MAPPKVDSLLGMLTIKLKDDNFAKWSFQFVSVIKGYKLFGHFDGTYVCPPKFVTHTDLGITKEVTQAFIDWESTDIALLSLLLATFSDEAMEYVLGCKTAADAWTNLVDRFASVSKSRVNHLKTELHTIQKGIDMIDKFLLRLKNIRDQLNAAGEFISDNDVIIHGLAGLPKVYAIIRTIILARESSITLKDFRAQLLGADKEIEGDTTILSQNLSALYMNGSGYSSNSGTFGSTISGSTSNPHNHSHIPTTTVGVITQVPYLAPQQLEYPVPPPFYPLPQQQVPFYPP